Proteins from a genomic interval of Rosa chinensis cultivar Old Blush chromosome 2, RchiOBHm-V2, whole genome shotgun sequence:
- the LOC112186783 gene encoding mucin-12 isoform X3, whose protein sequence is MSSGGGFRVSIPNSVRKTIQDIKEITGNHSEEEIYAMLKECNMDPNETAQKLLLQDPFHEVKRKRDKRKENLNNRESAEPRWRPGMPGRGGRGGRVNFSSRPPHDAGGGRNSGPGTENGPAQVAEKGVAPSLPTTRETKTKERSLVTSSVTVIVGGPSNVASGTTTVVPASQLSTGTSAEISLSLVGDKSGSSVSAVDAKKIPTSAFGNEDLHEQAAPSSSSSSVLPNPASTLGACFSPSDPVLVPSNDSRLPGSVGTIKREVVSHHPPAASEVGSSLAQGKTTSKTQGVGKTQPSDFSHPSSTSTHGGSVSRPSSNYSSRSQQLIGTQKVGTNKEWKPKPIVSAVVQGQATANVAAPEVPADLVEVSPQSQPVSSVLDSEEATSKLQKKLEELHLPQLPQRKLVILPNHIHVPESERNKLSFGSFGATFGVTNSYVSGPESEKSSTPRSETSQVIEESVEEQSSSNQNVLATADEGDFPDHSQSPTHMLENLSSVEGDVSSSAAQGHNESKHDTVLTSGGHQLPVANTSPNYSFGIVPPILGSQLAAFENSESQARDISRLPSFVVQQPLDPASYYAQFYRSGADSDGRLSPFPSPGVSTKYNGNVGVLPPSSQSPQEGGVLSAAGPTPLVTQASGLVQSSIAVTQQPVPVFRPPAGVHIPHYANYIPYSHYFNPFYVPPPIHQYLGNGAFPQQPQAGGVYPAPPAAAATGVKYSLPQYKAGTNTGNSNHMGMASGYGPYGSSPAGYNPSPATTAGNTTPNEDLSTSQFKESNVYITGQQSEGSSVWVAAPNREMPSLTSSFYNLPPQGQHVTFTPTQAGHGFYHPAQAVSAAAVHPLLQQSQTMAGAVDMVGPGGSVYQQPQHAQQINWPSNY, encoded by the exons ATGAGTAGTGGTGGtgggtttagggtttcaatCCCAAACAGTGTGAGGAAGACGATCCAGGACATCAAAGAGATCACAGGCAATCACAGCGAGGAAGAAATCTATGCAATGCTCAAGGAATGTAACATGGATCCCAACGAGACCGCGCAGAAACTTCTCCTTCAGG ATCCATTTCATGAGGTCAAAAGGAAACGTGACAAGAGAAAAGAG AATCTGAACAACAGAGAGTCTGCAGAGCCACGGTGGAGGCCTGGAATGCCGGGTAGGGGGGGTAGGGGTGGTCGGGTGAATTTTTCATCTCGTCCACCACATG ATGCCGGTGGTGGCAGGAACTCAGGTCCTGGAACTGAGAATGGACCCGCTCAGGTTGCAGAGAAAGGTGTTGCTCCCTCTTTGCCAACCACTCGTGAGACAAAAACTAAAGAGAGAAGTCTGGTAACAAG CTCTGTAACTGTGATTGTGGGTGGTCCTTCCAATGTGGCTTCGGGAACTACTACTGTTGTGCCTGCCTCACAGTTATCTACTGGAACTAGTGCTGAAATAAGTTTGTCATTGGTTGGGGATAAATCGGGTAGCTCGGTCTCTGCAGTGGATGCAAAAAAAATCCCCACCAGTGCATTCGGAAATGAGGACTTGCACGAGCAGGCTGCACCAAGCTCCAGTAGTAGCTCAGTTTTGCCAAACCCAGCGTCTACATTGGGAGCATGCTTTTCCCCCTCTGATCCTGTACTGGTGCCGTCTAATGATTCACGGCTCCCAGGTTCTGTGGGCACAATCAAACGTGAAGTTGTGAGCCATCATCCTCCTG CAGCTTCTGAGGTTGGCAGCTCTTTAGCACAAGGAAAAACAACAAGCAAAACACAGGGAGTTGGGAAAACTCAGCCCTCTGATTTTTCACATCCTTCATCTACATCAACTCATGGCGGTTCGGTTAGTCGGCCATCATCTAATTATAGTAGCCGGTCGCAACAACTAATTGGCACTCAAAAAG TTGGTACCAACAAGGAGTGGAAACCAAAGCCCATAGTTTCTGCTGTTGTTCAAGGTCAAGCAACAGCTAATGTAGCTGCACCTGAGGTGCCTGCTGATTTGGTAGAGGTCTCTCCGCAGTCACAACCTGTTTCAAGTGTCCTTGATTCGGAAGAAGCAACTTCAAAACTGCAGAAGAAGCTAGAGGAATTACACCTTCCACAGCTTCCACAGCGCAAATTAGTTATTCTTCCAAATCACATACACGTTCCTGAGTCTGAACGAAACAAGTTGAGTTTTGGAAGCTTTGGGGCAACTTTTGGTGTAACGAATAGCTATGTCAGTGGTCCTGAGAGTGAGAAGAGCTCTACCCCTCGGTCTGAAACTTCTCAGGTTATTGAAGAATCTGTGGAGGAACagtcctcaag CAATCAAAATGTGTTGGCAACTGCTGATGAGGGTGATTTTCCTGATCATTCGCAATCACCTACTCATATGCTTGAAAATCTATCATCTGTTGAGGGTGATGTCTCATCCAGTGCAGCCCAAGGACATAATGAATCTAAGCATGACACTGTATTGACTTCTGGAGGTCATCAGCTCCCAGTGGCTAATACTTCTCCGAATTATAGTTTTGGTATTGTACCTCCAATTTTAGGGAGTCAGCTTGCGGCATTTGAAAACTCTGAATCTCAAGCACGTGATATATCTCGGCTTCCAAGCTTTGTA GTACAACAACCCCTTGACCCAGCAAGTTATTATGCCCAATTTTACCGCTCAGGTGCTGATAGTGATGGCCGTCTTTCTCCTTTTCCATCTCCTGGGGTATCAACAAAGTACAATGGCAATGTTGGAGTATTGCCTCCAAGTTCTCAGTCTCCACAAGAG GGTGGGGTTCTTTCAGCAGCAGGTCCAACACCATTGGTGACACAGGCTTCTGGGCTTGTGCAAAGCTCAATAGCTGTAACTCAGCAGCCAGTTCCTGTCTTCCGACCGCCAGCTGGGGTGCACATTCCTCATTATGCTAACTACATTCCTTACAGTCACTACTTTAACCCATTCTATGTTCCGCCTCCTATCCACCAATATTTGGGTAATGGAGCATTTCCTCAACAACCTCAAGCAGGTGGTGTGTATCCAGCTCCACCAGCAGCTGCTGCCACAGGAGTCAAATACTCACTGCCACAATACAAAGCAGGGACTAATACAGGAAACTCAAATCACATGGGAATGGCAAGTGGATATGGGCCCTATGGCTCTTCCCCAGCTGGTTATAATCCCAGTCCTGCCACGACTGCAGGAAACACTACTCCCAATGAAGATCTTAGCACATCTCAGTTCAAGGAGAGTAATGTATACATCACCGGACAGCAG AGTGAAGGTTCATCTGTATGGGTTGCTGCACCTAACCGAGAAATGCCCAGCTTAACAAGTTCATTTTACAACCTTCCTCCACAGGGTCAGCATGTGACTTTCACTCCAACGCAGGCTGGCCATGGTTTCTACCACCCTGCACAAGCAGTATCAGCTGCAGCTGTCCATCCACTTCTGCAACAGTCCCAAACCATGGCTGGGGCAGTTGACATGGTGGGACCTGGGGGAAGTGTTTATCAGCAGCCTCAGCATGCACAACAAATCAACTGGCCGAGCAACTACTGA
- the LOC112186783 gene encoding mucin-12 isoform X1 — translation MSSGGGFRVSIPNSVRKTIQDIKEITGNHSEEEIYAMLKECNMDPNETAQKLLLQDPFHEVKRKRDKRKENLNNRESAEPRWRPGMPGRGGRGGRVNFSSRPPHDAGGGRNSGPGTENGPAQVAEKGVAPSLPTTRETKTKERSLVTSSVTVIVGGPSNVASGTTTVVPASQLSTGTSAEISLSLVGDKSGSSVSAVDAKKIPTSAFGNEDLHEQAAPSSSSSSVLPNPASTLGACFSPSDPVLVPSNDSRLPGSVGTIKREVVSHHPPAASEVGSSLAQGKTTSKTQGVGKTQPSDFSHPSSTSTHGGSVSRPSSNYSSRSQQLIGTQKAVGTNKEWKPKPIVSAVVQGQATANVAAPEVPADLVEVSPQSQPVSSVLDSEEATSKLQKKLEELHLPQLPQRKLVILPNHIHVPESERNKLSFGSFGATFGVTNSYVSGPESEKSSTPRSETSQVIEESVEEQSSSNQNVLATADEGDFPDHSQSPTHMLENLSSVEGDVSSSAAQGHNESKHDTVLTSGGHQLPVANTSPNYSFGIVPPILGSQLAAFENSESQARDISRLPSFVVQQPLDPASYYAQFYRSGADSDGRLSPFPSPGVSTKYNGNVGVLPPSSQSPQEGGVLSAAGPTPLVTQASGLVQSSIAVTQQPVPVFRPPAGVHIPHYANYIPYSHYFNPFYVPPPIHQYLGNGAFPQQPQAGGVYPAPPAAAATGVKYSLPQYKAGTNTGNSNHMGMASGYGPYGSSPAGYNPSPATTAGNTTPNEDLSTSQFKESNVYITGQQSEGSSVWVAAPNREMPSLTSSFYNLPPQGQHVTFTPTQAGHGFYHPAQAVSAAAVHPLLQQSQTMAGAVDMVGPGGSVYQQPQHAQQINWPSNY, via the exons ATGAGTAGTGGTGGtgggtttagggtttcaatCCCAAACAGTGTGAGGAAGACGATCCAGGACATCAAAGAGATCACAGGCAATCACAGCGAGGAAGAAATCTATGCAATGCTCAAGGAATGTAACATGGATCCCAACGAGACCGCGCAGAAACTTCTCCTTCAGG ATCCATTTCATGAGGTCAAAAGGAAACGTGACAAGAGAAAAGAG AATCTGAACAACAGAGAGTCTGCAGAGCCACGGTGGAGGCCTGGAATGCCGGGTAGGGGGGGTAGGGGTGGTCGGGTGAATTTTTCATCTCGTCCACCACATG ATGCCGGTGGTGGCAGGAACTCAGGTCCTGGAACTGAGAATGGACCCGCTCAGGTTGCAGAGAAAGGTGTTGCTCCCTCTTTGCCAACCACTCGTGAGACAAAAACTAAAGAGAGAAGTCTGGTAACAAG CTCTGTAACTGTGATTGTGGGTGGTCCTTCCAATGTGGCTTCGGGAACTACTACTGTTGTGCCTGCCTCACAGTTATCTACTGGAACTAGTGCTGAAATAAGTTTGTCATTGGTTGGGGATAAATCGGGTAGCTCGGTCTCTGCAGTGGATGCAAAAAAAATCCCCACCAGTGCATTCGGAAATGAGGACTTGCACGAGCAGGCTGCACCAAGCTCCAGTAGTAGCTCAGTTTTGCCAAACCCAGCGTCTACATTGGGAGCATGCTTTTCCCCCTCTGATCCTGTACTGGTGCCGTCTAATGATTCACGGCTCCCAGGTTCTGTGGGCACAATCAAACGTGAAGTTGTGAGCCATCATCCTCCTG CAGCTTCTGAGGTTGGCAGCTCTTTAGCACAAGGAAAAACAACAAGCAAAACACAGGGAGTTGGGAAAACTCAGCCCTCTGATTTTTCACATCCTTCATCTACATCAACTCATGGCGGTTCGGTTAGTCGGCCATCATCTAATTATAGTAGCCGGTCGCAACAACTAATTGGCACTCAAAAAG CAGTTGGTACCAACAAGGAGTGGAAACCAAAGCCCATAGTTTCTGCTGTTGTTCAAGGTCAAGCAACAGCTAATGTAGCTGCACCTGAGGTGCCTGCTGATTTGGTAGAGGTCTCTCCGCAGTCACAACCTGTTTCAAGTGTCCTTGATTCGGAAGAAGCAACTTCAAAACTGCAGAAGAAGCTAGAGGAATTACACCTTCCACAGCTTCCACAGCGCAAATTAGTTATTCTTCCAAATCACATACACGTTCCTGAGTCTGAACGAAACAAGTTGAGTTTTGGAAGCTTTGGGGCAACTTTTGGTGTAACGAATAGCTATGTCAGTGGTCCTGAGAGTGAGAAGAGCTCTACCCCTCGGTCTGAAACTTCTCAGGTTATTGAAGAATCTGTGGAGGAACagtcctcaag CAATCAAAATGTGTTGGCAACTGCTGATGAGGGTGATTTTCCTGATCATTCGCAATCACCTACTCATATGCTTGAAAATCTATCATCTGTTGAGGGTGATGTCTCATCCAGTGCAGCCCAAGGACATAATGAATCTAAGCATGACACTGTATTGACTTCTGGAGGTCATCAGCTCCCAGTGGCTAATACTTCTCCGAATTATAGTTTTGGTATTGTACCTCCAATTTTAGGGAGTCAGCTTGCGGCATTTGAAAACTCTGAATCTCAAGCACGTGATATATCTCGGCTTCCAAGCTTTGTA GTACAACAACCCCTTGACCCAGCAAGTTATTATGCCCAATTTTACCGCTCAGGTGCTGATAGTGATGGCCGTCTTTCTCCTTTTCCATCTCCTGGGGTATCAACAAAGTACAATGGCAATGTTGGAGTATTGCCTCCAAGTTCTCAGTCTCCACAAGAG GGTGGGGTTCTTTCAGCAGCAGGTCCAACACCATTGGTGACACAGGCTTCTGGGCTTGTGCAAAGCTCAATAGCTGTAACTCAGCAGCCAGTTCCTGTCTTCCGACCGCCAGCTGGGGTGCACATTCCTCATTATGCTAACTACATTCCTTACAGTCACTACTTTAACCCATTCTATGTTCCGCCTCCTATCCACCAATATTTGGGTAATGGAGCATTTCCTCAACAACCTCAAGCAGGTGGTGTGTATCCAGCTCCACCAGCAGCTGCTGCCACAGGAGTCAAATACTCACTGCCACAATACAAAGCAGGGACTAATACAGGAAACTCAAATCACATGGGAATGGCAAGTGGATATGGGCCCTATGGCTCTTCCCCAGCTGGTTATAATCCCAGTCCTGCCACGACTGCAGGAAACACTACTCCCAATGAAGATCTTAGCACATCTCAGTTCAAGGAGAGTAATGTATACATCACCGGACAGCAG AGTGAAGGTTCATCTGTATGGGTTGCTGCACCTAACCGAGAAATGCCCAGCTTAACAAGTTCATTTTACAACCTTCCTCCACAGGGTCAGCATGTGACTTTCACTCCAACGCAGGCTGGCCATGGTTTCTACCACCCTGCACAAGCAGTATCAGCTGCAGCTGTCCATCCACTTCTGCAACAGTCCCAAACCATGGCTGGGGCAGTTGACATGGTGGGACCTGGGGGAAGTGTTTATCAGCAGCCTCAGCATGCACAACAAATCAACTGGCCGAGCAACTACTGA
- the LOC112186783 gene encoding mucin-12 isoform X5 — MPGRGGRGGRVNFSSRPPHDAGGGRNSGPGTENGPAQVAEKGVAPSLPTTRETKTKERSLVTSSVTVIVGGPSNVASGTTTVVPASQLSTGTSAEISLSLVGDKSGSSVSAVDAKKIPTSAFGNEDLHEQAAPSSSSSSVLPNPASTLGACFSPSDPVLVPSNDSRLPGSVGTIKREVVSHHPPAASEVGSSLAQGKTTSKTQGVGKTQPSDFSHPSSTSTHGGSVSRPSSNYSSRSQQLIGTQKAVGTNKEWKPKPIVSAVVQGQATANVAAPEVPADLVEVSPQSQPVSSVLDSEEATSKLQKKLEELHLPQLPQRKLVILPNHIHVPESERNKLSFGSFGATFGVTNSYVSGPESEKSSTPRSETSQVIEESVEEQSSSNQNVLATADEGDFPDHSQSPTHMLENLSSVEGDVSSSAAQGHNESKHDTVLTSGGHQLPVANTSPNYSFGIVPPILGSQLAAFENSESQARDISRLPSFVVQQPLDPASYYAQFYRSGADSDGRLSPFPSPGVSTKYNGNVGVLPPSSQSPQEGGVLSAAGPTPLVTQASGLVQSSIAVTQQPVPVFRPPAGVHIPHYANYIPYSHYFNPFYVPPPIHQYLGNGAFPQQPQAGGVYPAPPAAAATGVKYSLPQYKAGTNTGNSNHMGMASGYGPYGSSPAGYNPSPATTAGNTTPNEDLSTSQFKESNVYITGQQSEGSSVWVAAPNREMPSLTSSFYNLPPQGQHVTFTPTQAGHGFYHPAQAVSAAAVHPLLQQSQTMAGAVDMVGPGGSVYQQPQHAQQINWPSNY; from the exons ATGCCGGGTAGGGGGGGTAGGGGTGGTCGGGTGAATTTTTCATCTCGTCCACCACATG ATGCCGGTGGTGGCAGGAACTCAGGTCCTGGAACTGAGAATGGACCCGCTCAGGTTGCAGAGAAAGGTGTTGCTCCCTCTTTGCCAACCACTCGTGAGACAAAAACTAAAGAGAGAAGTCTGGTAACAAG CTCTGTAACTGTGATTGTGGGTGGTCCTTCCAATGTGGCTTCGGGAACTACTACTGTTGTGCCTGCCTCACAGTTATCTACTGGAACTAGTGCTGAAATAAGTTTGTCATTGGTTGGGGATAAATCGGGTAGCTCGGTCTCTGCAGTGGATGCAAAAAAAATCCCCACCAGTGCATTCGGAAATGAGGACTTGCACGAGCAGGCTGCACCAAGCTCCAGTAGTAGCTCAGTTTTGCCAAACCCAGCGTCTACATTGGGAGCATGCTTTTCCCCCTCTGATCCTGTACTGGTGCCGTCTAATGATTCACGGCTCCCAGGTTCTGTGGGCACAATCAAACGTGAAGTTGTGAGCCATCATCCTCCTG CAGCTTCTGAGGTTGGCAGCTCTTTAGCACAAGGAAAAACAACAAGCAAAACACAGGGAGTTGGGAAAACTCAGCCCTCTGATTTTTCACATCCTTCATCTACATCAACTCATGGCGGTTCGGTTAGTCGGCCATCATCTAATTATAGTAGCCGGTCGCAACAACTAATTGGCACTCAAAAAG CAGTTGGTACCAACAAGGAGTGGAAACCAAAGCCCATAGTTTCTGCTGTTGTTCAAGGTCAAGCAACAGCTAATGTAGCTGCACCTGAGGTGCCTGCTGATTTGGTAGAGGTCTCTCCGCAGTCACAACCTGTTTCAAGTGTCCTTGATTCGGAAGAAGCAACTTCAAAACTGCAGAAGAAGCTAGAGGAATTACACCTTCCACAGCTTCCACAGCGCAAATTAGTTATTCTTCCAAATCACATACACGTTCCTGAGTCTGAACGAAACAAGTTGAGTTTTGGAAGCTTTGGGGCAACTTTTGGTGTAACGAATAGCTATGTCAGTGGTCCTGAGAGTGAGAAGAGCTCTACCCCTCGGTCTGAAACTTCTCAGGTTATTGAAGAATCTGTGGAGGAACagtcctcaag CAATCAAAATGTGTTGGCAACTGCTGATGAGGGTGATTTTCCTGATCATTCGCAATCACCTACTCATATGCTTGAAAATCTATCATCTGTTGAGGGTGATGTCTCATCCAGTGCAGCCCAAGGACATAATGAATCTAAGCATGACACTGTATTGACTTCTGGAGGTCATCAGCTCCCAGTGGCTAATACTTCTCCGAATTATAGTTTTGGTATTGTACCTCCAATTTTAGGGAGTCAGCTTGCGGCATTTGAAAACTCTGAATCTCAAGCACGTGATATATCTCGGCTTCCAAGCTTTGTA GTACAACAACCCCTTGACCCAGCAAGTTATTATGCCCAATTTTACCGCTCAGGTGCTGATAGTGATGGCCGTCTTTCTCCTTTTCCATCTCCTGGGGTATCAACAAAGTACAATGGCAATGTTGGAGTATTGCCTCCAAGTTCTCAGTCTCCACAAGAG GGTGGGGTTCTTTCAGCAGCAGGTCCAACACCATTGGTGACACAGGCTTCTGGGCTTGTGCAAAGCTCAATAGCTGTAACTCAGCAGCCAGTTCCTGTCTTCCGACCGCCAGCTGGGGTGCACATTCCTCATTATGCTAACTACATTCCTTACAGTCACTACTTTAACCCATTCTATGTTCCGCCTCCTATCCACCAATATTTGGGTAATGGAGCATTTCCTCAACAACCTCAAGCAGGTGGTGTGTATCCAGCTCCACCAGCAGCTGCTGCCACAGGAGTCAAATACTCACTGCCACAATACAAAGCAGGGACTAATACAGGAAACTCAAATCACATGGGAATGGCAAGTGGATATGGGCCCTATGGCTCTTCCCCAGCTGGTTATAATCCCAGTCCTGCCACGACTGCAGGAAACACTACTCCCAATGAAGATCTTAGCACATCTCAGTTCAAGGAGAGTAATGTATACATCACCGGACAGCAG AGTGAAGGTTCATCTGTATGGGTTGCTGCACCTAACCGAGAAATGCCCAGCTTAACAAGTTCATTTTACAACCTTCCTCCACAGGGTCAGCATGTGACTTTCACTCCAACGCAGGCTGGCCATGGTTTCTACCACCCTGCACAAGCAGTATCAGCTGCAGCTGTCCATCCACTTCTGCAACAGTCCCAAACCATGGCTGGGGCAGTTGACATGGTGGGACCTGGGGGAAGTGTTTATCAGCAGCCTCAGCATGCACAACAAATCAACTGGCCGAGCAACTACTGA
- the LOC112186783 gene encoding mucin-12 isoform X4, with the protein MSSGGGFRVSIPNSVRKTIQDIKEITGNHSEEEIYAMLKECNMDPNETAQKLLLQDPFHEVKRKRDKRKENLNNRESAEPRWRPGMPGRGGRGGRVNFSSRPPHDAGGGRNSGPGTENGPAQVAEKGVAPSLPTTRETKTKERSLVTSSVTVIVGGPSNVASGTTTVVPASQLSTGTSAEISLSLVGDKSGSSVSAVDAKKIPTSAFGNEDLHEQAAPSSSSSSVLPNPASTLGACFSPSDPVLVPSNDSRLPGSVGTIKREVVSHHPPAASEVGSSLAQGKTTSKTQGVGKTQPSDFSHPSSTSTHGGSVSRPSSNYSSRSQQLIGTQKAVGTNKEWKPKPIVSAVVQGQATANVAAPEVPADLVEVSPQSQPVSSVLDSEEATSKLQKKLEELHLPQLPQRKLVILPNHIHVPESERNKLSFGSFGATFGVTNSYVSGPESEKSSTPRSETSQVIEESVEEQSSSNQNVLATADEGDFPDHSQSPTHMLENLSSVEGDVSSSAAQGHNESKHDTVLTSGGHQLPVANTSPNYSFGIVPPILGSQLAAFENSESQARDISRLPSFVVQQPLDPASYYAQFYRSGADSDGRLSPFPSPGVSTKYNGNVGVLPPSSQSPQEGGVLSAAGPTPLVTQASGLVQSSIAVTQQPVPVFRPPAGVHIPHYANYIPYSHYFNPFYVPPPIHQYLGNGAFPQQPQAGGVYPAPPAAAATGVKYSLPQYKAGTNTGNSNHMGMASGYGPYGSSPAGYNPSPATTAGNTTPNEDLSTSQFKESNVYITGQQGQHVTFTPTQAGHGFYHPAQAVSAAAVHPLLQQSQTMAGAVDMVGPGGSVYQQPQHAQQINWPSNY; encoded by the exons ATGAGTAGTGGTGGtgggtttagggtttcaatCCCAAACAGTGTGAGGAAGACGATCCAGGACATCAAAGAGATCACAGGCAATCACAGCGAGGAAGAAATCTATGCAATGCTCAAGGAATGTAACATGGATCCCAACGAGACCGCGCAGAAACTTCTCCTTCAGG ATCCATTTCATGAGGTCAAAAGGAAACGTGACAAGAGAAAAGAG AATCTGAACAACAGAGAGTCTGCAGAGCCACGGTGGAGGCCTGGAATGCCGGGTAGGGGGGGTAGGGGTGGTCGGGTGAATTTTTCATCTCGTCCACCACATG ATGCCGGTGGTGGCAGGAACTCAGGTCCTGGAACTGAGAATGGACCCGCTCAGGTTGCAGAGAAAGGTGTTGCTCCCTCTTTGCCAACCACTCGTGAGACAAAAACTAAAGAGAGAAGTCTGGTAACAAG CTCTGTAACTGTGATTGTGGGTGGTCCTTCCAATGTGGCTTCGGGAACTACTACTGTTGTGCCTGCCTCACAGTTATCTACTGGAACTAGTGCTGAAATAAGTTTGTCATTGGTTGGGGATAAATCGGGTAGCTCGGTCTCTGCAGTGGATGCAAAAAAAATCCCCACCAGTGCATTCGGAAATGAGGACTTGCACGAGCAGGCTGCACCAAGCTCCAGTAGTAGCTCAGTTTTGCCAAACCCAGCGTCTACATTGGGAGCATGCTTTTCCCCCTCTGATCCTGTACTGGTGCCGTCTAATGATTCACGGCTCCCAGGTTCTGTGGGCACAATCAAACGTGAAGTTGTGAGCCATCATCCTCCTG CAGCTTCTGAGGTTGGCAGCTCTTTAGCACAAGGAAAAACAACAAGCAAAACACAGGGAGTTGGGAAAACTCAGCCCTCTGATTTTTCACATCCTTCATCTACATCAACTCATGGCGGTTCGGTTAGTCGGCCATCATCTAATTATAGTAGCCGGTCGCAACAACTAATTGGCACTCAAAAAG CAGTTGGTACCAACAAGGAGTGGAAACCAAAGCCCATAGTTTCTGCTGTTGTTCAAGGTCAAGCAACAGCTAATGTAGCTGCACCTGAGGTGCCTGCTGATTTGGTAGAGGTCTCTCCGCAGTCACAACCTGTTTCAAGTGTCCTTGATTCGGAAGAAGCAACTTCAAAACTGCAGAAGAAGCTAGAGGAATTACACCTTCCACAGCTTCCACAGCGCAAATTAGTTATTCTTCCAAATCACATACACGTTCCTGAGTCTGAACGAAACAAGTTGAGTTTTGGAAGCTTTGGGGCAACTTTTGGTGTAACGAATAGCTATGTCAGTGGTCCTGAGAGTGAGAAGAGCTCTACCCCTCGGTCTGAAACTTCTCAGGTTATTGAAGAATCTGTGGAGGAACagtcctcaag CAATCAAAATGTGTTGGCAACTGCTGATGAGGGTGATTTTCCTGATCATTCGCAATCACCTACTCATATGCTTGAAAATCTATCATCTGTTGAGGGTGATGTCTCATCCAGTGCAGCCCAAGGACATAATGAATCTAAGCATGACACTGTATTGACTTCTGGAGGTCATCAGCTCCCAGTGGCTAATACTTCTCCGAATTATAGTTTTGGTATTGTACCTCCAATTTTAGGGAGTCAGCTTGCGGCATTTGAAAACTCTGAATCTCAAGCACGTGATATATCTCGGCTTCCAAGCTTTGTA GTACAACAACCCCTTGACCCAGCAAGTTATTATGCCCAATTTTACCGCTCAGGTGCTGATAGTGATGGCCGTCTTTCTCCTTTTCCATCTCCTGGGGTATCAACAAAGTACAATGGCAATGTTGGAGTATTGCCTCCAAGTTCTCAGTCTCCACAAGAG GGTGGGGTTCTTTCAGCAGCAGGTCCAACACCATTGGTGACACAGGCTTCTGGGCTTGTGCAAAGCTCAATAGCTGTAACTCAGCAGCCAGTTCCTGTCTTCCGACCGCCAGCTGGGGTGCACATTCCTCATTATGCTAACTACATTCCTTACAGTCACTACTTTAACCCATTCTATGTTCCGCCTCCTATCCACCAATATTTGGGTAATGGAGCATTTCCTCAACAACCTCAAGCAGGTGGTGTGTATCCAGCTCCACCAGCAGCTGCTGCCACAGGAGTCAAATACTCACTGCCACAATACAAAGCAGGGACTAATACAGGAAACTCAAATCACATGGGAATGGCAAGTGGATATGGGCCCTATGGCTCTTCCCCAGCTGGTTATAATCCCAGTCCTGCCACGACTGCAGGAAACACTACTCCCAATGAAGATCTTAGCACATCTCAGTTCAAGGAGAGTAATGTATACATCACCGGACAGCAG GGTCAGCATGTGACTTTCACTCCAACGCAGGCTGGCCATGGTTTCTACCACCCTGCACAAGCAGTATCAGCTGCAGCTGTCCATCCACTTCTGCAACAGTCCCAAACCATGGCTGGGGCAGTTGACATGGTGGGACCTGGGGGAAGTGTTTATCAGCAGCCTCAGCATGCACAACAAATCAACTGGCCGAGCAACTACTGA